From the Acidimicrobiales bacterium genome, the window GACCATGCGCTCCTTCAGCGCGCTCACCCGGACGAAGAACGAGCGAACGGCCCGGTAGATGAGGGGCGTGTCGGTCCGCCAGCAGTGCGGGTAGCTGTGCGCCCACTCCTCACGCGCGACGAGCGCGCCGTGGCGCTCGAGCGCGTCGATGATCGCCGGGTTGGCGGCGAAGACCTGGTGCCCGGCGAAGTCGGGGACCGAGGCGTCGAAGCGGCCGCGGTCGTCGACGGGGCAGACGATCGGCAGGCCCGCGGCCTCGCAGACTCGTTGGTCGTCCTCGCCGAAGCCGGGGGCGAGGTGCACGATGCCCGTCCCCTCGTCGGTGGCAACGAAGTCTGCCGCGAGCACGCGGAAGGCGCCCGGCGTGCTCGCGAAGTAGGGGAAGAGCGGCTCGTAGCGGCGCCCGACGAGGTCCCGACCGCTGACCGTGCCGACGCGCTCGGCTCCCGCGAGCAGCCCGGCGAGCGCCTCGACGCGCGCCTCGGCCAGCGCGAAGCGCTCGCCGTCGCGCTCGAAGACCGCGTAGTCGAGGTCCTCCCGCACGGCGAGGGCGAGGTTCGAGGGGAGCGTCCAGGGTGTGGTCGTCCACACGTAGAGGTTGAGCCGTTCGCCGCCGGACTCCTCGAGCCGGAAGCGGACCGTCACGGCCGGGTCGATGCGCTCCCGGTAGGCGTCGTCCTGGCGCGTCTCGAAGTTGGACAGCGGCGTCTCGCACTCCCAGCAGTAGGGCAGGACACGCAGCCCCTCGTAGACGAGGCCCCGCTCGTAGAGCGCCTTGAAGGCCCACAGGACGCTCTCCATGTAGGAGCGGTCCATCGTCTTGTAGTCGTGCTCGAAGTCGACCCAGCGCCCCTGGCGGGTCACGTAGCGCTGCCAGGCGTCGCGGTAGCGGAGCACGGAGGTGCGGCAGTAGTCGTTGAAGCGGGCGATCCCGAACTCGGTGATCGGTCCCCGTCCCGAGACGCCGAGCTCTCGCTCGGCCTCCGTCTCGGCTGGCAGGCCGTGGCAGTCCCAGCCGAAGCGGCGCTCGACGTGGCGACCGCGCATCGTCTGGTAGCGGGGGATGGCGTCCTTCACGAAGCCCGTGAGCAGGTGCCCGTAGTGGGGGAGCCCGTTGGCGAAGGGCGGTCCGTCGTAGAAGATGAACTCCTCGGCGCCCTCGCGCGCCTCGACGGAGGCCCGGAAGGTCTCGTCCTTCGCCCAGAAGGCGAGGATCTCCTCCTCGAGCGCCGGGTAGTCCGGGCGATCGGGGACCTCGGGGTAGGAGCGCAGGTCGGCCGGCACGTCCATGGCCCTACGATAGGGCTCGTGGCCGACCGGCTCTTCGAGGTCGAGCGCCCGGGGCAGGCGGGCGAAGCGGTGGTGCTGCGCTGCTACCTGCAGCCAGGCGCAGGGCGCGCCGCGGTCGTCGGCCGGCGGGGCGACGCGCTGCACGTGCGCGTCGCCCCCCCGCCGGCCAACGGGCGGGCGAACGCGGCCCTCACCGAGCTCGTCGCGTCGCTCTTCGACGTCGCCCCCTCGGCGGTGACGATCGCGTCGGGCGAGCGGTCCCGCCACAAGCGCGTCCGCATCAGCGGCGTGGATGCCGCCACCGCCGACCGGCGCATCGACGAGGCGCTCGCCGCCGCGGCGGCGGCCGATCGGGTCGGCGCGCGCCGGCGGGGTGCGCGCTAGGGCCGGCGCCGGCCGGGGGTATCGACGCCCCGTTGGCGATCGGATAACGTCGCGCACCCTTGCCCGGAGAGGAGATGCTGAGCACGATGCCCCGGACGACGACCTCGACGGCTTCGGTCGAGGCGAAGGACCCGGGCGAGGGCAGGAAGAGGTCCTCCCCGGCCCGCCGAAGCGACGCGGCGGCCGAGGCGGGCACGTCCGACCGCCCGAGCGCCTCGAGCCCGAGCGCCTCGAGGAGGTCATCGGCCAAGGCGCCGGCGTCCGCCTCGAAGACGGGTGGGGCCAAGGCTGCGGCGCGCAAGCAGCCCGCCGCGCGCCAGTCCGGCGCGACGAAGGCGGCGGGCGCCACGCGGGAGCGGCCGGCCAAGGCGCCGGCGGCCGCGCAGGGCCGCCAGCCTGCGACCGCCCAGCGCGCGCCGGCGCGCAAGCCGTCGGCTGCGGAGACGTCGAGCCGTCGGCCGAGCCGCGCGGCCCGGCCGGCCAAGGCGGCCAAGGCCGCGGCGGCCGGGTACGCGGGCGACGAGCGCTTCCTCGCCCACCAGCGCCAGGCGCTCCTCGAGGAGCGAGCGACCTACCTCGAGCAGGCGCAGTCGCTGCGCGCCGAGGCGGAGTCGCTCGTCGAGGAGATGGAGCCCGGCGACGTCCAGTTCGACGAGGAGTCGGGCGAGGGCGGGACGGTCACGGTGGATCGCGAGCGCGATCTGGCGCTGTCCGCCCAGGCGCTCGCCGCGGTCGAGGAGATCGAGGAGGCCCTCGCCAAGATCGAGTCGGGCCGCTACGGCATCTGCGAGCGCTGCGGCGAGCTCATCCCCAAGGCGAGGCTCGAGGCCCTGCCCTACGCGCGCCTGTGCATCGCCTGCAAGAGCGGGGGCCTGTCGCGCCGCTGAGCTCCCGCCTGGCGCGCCCGGGCGCGGGCGCGAGCTGGCGGCGGACCCTCACCGTCTTCGCCGTCGCGGCCGCCGTCGTCGGGCTCGACCAGCTGACGAAGGCGCTCGCGCTCGAGCACCTCAAGGGACCACCGGTCCACCTCGTCGGGCCCCTCTCCCTCGCCCTCGCGTACAACAGCGGGATCGCCTTCTCGCTCGGCACCGGCCTCGGCGGGCCGATCCTCGTGCTCGTCGGCCTGCTCGTGCTCGGCCTCGTCGCGTCGGCGCGCCTCGTGACGAGCAGGGCGGGCGCCGTCGCGCTCGGCCTCGTGCTCGGCGGCGCGCTCGGCAACCTCGTCGACCGGCTCGCGCGCGCCGGTGCGGTCGTCGACTTCATCCGGACGACCTTCTGGCCGACCTTCAATCTGGCCGACGCTGCGATCGTCTGCGGCTGCGCCGCACTCGTCGTGCGCTCGCTGCGCCGACCGGCGGCGCGCCGCGGGCGCGCGCGGGCTCGCGACGAGGGGACGGCGCAGCGGTGACCGAGGAGATCGTCGTGCCGAGCGAGCTCGCCGGTGCGCGCCTCGATCGCTGCCTCGCGCTGCTCGCCGGGCGCTCTCGCTCGGAGGCGGCGGCGCTCATCGAGGCGGGGGCCGTGCACCTGGACGGCGTACCGGCGACGCTGCGCCGACGGCGCGTCGCTGCGGGCCAGCGCCTCTCGCTCGCCGAGCCGCCAGCCCCCCGCCGCGCCGCGTGCGCGCCCGCACCGGTCGACTACCGCGTCGTCTACGAGGACGAGGCGATCATCGTCGTCGACAAGCCCGCCGGCGTCGTCGTGCACCCCGGGCGCGGGCACGACGACGACACGCTCGCGGCGGCGCTCCTCGCCGCCTACCCCGAGCTCGCCGGGGTGGGAGAGCCGGGTCGCAACGGGATCGTGCACCGCCTCGACAAGGACACCTCCGGCCTCCTCGCCGTGGCGCGCACCGAGCAGGCGCGCGCCGCCCTCGCCCGTCAGCTCGCCGAGCGGTCGATGGGGCGTACCTACCGTGCGCTCGTCCTCGGGACCATGGCGGCCGACGCCGGCGTCGTCGAGGCCCCCATCGGGCGGAGCCTCGCCAGCCGGACGCGCATGGCGGTGCGCGTCGACGGCAGGCCGGCGCGCACGCGCTACGAGGTGCTCGCCCGCTACCGCTGGCCGGTCGACGCGACCGAGCTGCACGTCGAGCTCGAGACCGGCCGGACGCACCAGATCCGCGTCCACCTGGCAGCCATCTCCCACCCGGTGGCGGGCGACGCCTCCTACGGCGGCCGCTCGCTCGCCCTCGGCCTGCGGCGCCCCTTCCTGCACGCCGAGCGCCTGCGCGTCGCCCACCCCACGAGCGGCGCACCGCTCGAGCTCACCTCGCCGCTGCCGACCGACCTCGCCGCGGTCCTCGGCAGCTGCTCGTGAGCGCCTCAGGCCGCCGGGTGGAGGGCTTCGACCTCCGGCTGGGCAGCGAGGAAGCGCAGCGCCGCCGCCTCGAGGCTGCGGACGCGGCGCACCCCGATGCCGAGCTCGCGGGCCGTCGTCTCGAGCGACGCCGGGGCACGGCCGCTGAGGCCGAAGCGCAGGCGCACGACCGACCGCTCGAGCTCGGGCAGTCGGTTGACCGCGTCCTCGAGGCGCGAGCGGGCGAGCGCGTCGACCGTCGACTCGTCGAGTGCGTCCTCGTCGGTGGCGATGAGGTCGCCGAGGGTCGCGGTCGCGTCGGCGCTGAGCGGCTGGTCGAGGCTCGCCACAACCCGCGGCAGGCGCGGCTCGTAGCCGTCCCCGCTCTCGCGCTCGGCGGCCGCCTCGGCGGCAACGGCGTCCTCGGGAAGGCGGATGGCACGCCCCTTCGACTGCACGGCCCGCTGGAGCGACTGGCGGATCCACCAGGTCGCGTACGTCGAGAACTTGAAGCCGCGGCGCCAGTCGAACTTCTCGACGGCGCGCATCAGCCCGAAGGTCCCCTCCTGGATGAGGTCGGTGAGGTCCACCCCTCGCCCCTGGTAGCGGCGGGCCCAGTGCACGACCAGCCGCAGGTTGGCCGCGATCATCTCGGCGCGAGCCGCCTCGTCGCCGCGTTCGATGCGCTGCGCCAGCGCGACCTGCTGCTCGGCGCTGAGCAGCGGGTGCCTGCCCAGGTCGTCGAGGAACAGGCGCATCAGGTCCGGCCCCCGTTCGGGGCGCTCGACCTGCTCGTCCGTCGTGATCACGGTGGTGATGGCGAGGTCTCCTTCAGCTTCCGCCAACGACCGAGGCTAGCGCCGTTGGTCTCGTTCTAAGGTTGCACCGTTGCTAACGCCACGCTCGCCCCGCTCATTCCAGCCCGTTGCCTCCCGGGCCCTCGGGGAAGTCCTTCCCTGAAGGCAGCCGCGCTAAGCGAGGCGGCGGTGGGCGGCGCGGCGGCACCCGAGGACTTGACGCTCGACCTCGTCCTCGTGCGCCACGCCTCCACGGCGTGGAGCCGCAGCCACCGCCACACCGGGCGCACGGACCTGCCCCTCGACGAGGCGGGGCGGGGCGAGGCTCGCTCCCTCGCTCGGCGCCTCGCCGGCCTGGAGCCGGCCCGGGTCCTCGTGAGCCCGCTCCGGCGCGCTCGCGAGACCTGCGAGCTGGCCGGCTTCGGGGAGCGCGCCGAGGTCCTCGACGACCTCGCCGAGTGGGACTACGGCGAGTACGAGGGGCGGCGCGCCTCGGAGGTGCGCGCCGAGCGGGACGGATGGGACCTGTTCCGAGACGGCTGCCCGGGCGGCGAGGCGCTGGCG encodes:
- a CDS encoding histidine phosphatase family protein, with the protein product MGGAAAPEDLTLDLVLVRHASTAWSRSHRHTGRTDLPLDEAGRGEARSLARRLAGLEPARVLVSPLRRARETCELAGFGERAEVLDDLAEWDYGEYEGRRASEVRAERDGWDLFRDGCPGGEALADVAVRAERVLAVIGHGSGGPPVLVFSHGHLLRVLAACFLGWPPATGRQLLLDAGALGLLGTERGVRVLRSWNVDRLA
- a CDS encoding TraR/DksA C4-type zinc finger protein codes for the protein MLSTMPRTTTSTASVEAKDPGEGRKRSSPARRSDAAAEAGTSDRPSASSPSASRRSSAKAPASASKTGGAKAAARKQPAARQSGATKAAGATRERPAKAPAAAQGRQPATAQRAPARKPSAAETSSRRPSRAARPAKAAKAAAAGYAGDERFLAHQRQALLEERATYLEQAQSLRAEAESLVEEMEPGDVQFDEESGEGGTVTVDRERDLALSAQALAAVEEIEEALAKIESGRYGICERCGELIPKARLEALPYARLCIACKSGGLSRR
- the lspA gene encoding signal peptidase II, with translation MHRLQERGPVAPLSSRLARPGAGASWRRTLTVFAVAAAVVGLDQLTKALALEHLKGPPVHLVGPLSLALAYNSGIAFSLGTGLGGPILVLVGLLVLGLVASARLVTSRAGAVALGLVLGGALGNLVDRLARAGAVVDFIRTTFWPTFNLADAAIVCGCAALVVRSLRRPAARRGRARARDEGTAQR
- a CDS encoding RluA family pseudouridine synthase; this translates as MTEEIVVPSELAGARLDRCLALLAGRSRSEAAALIEAGAVHLDGVPATLRRRRVAAGQRLSLAEPPAPRRAACAPAPVDYRVVYEDEAIIVVDKPAGVVVHPGRGHDDDTLAAALLAAYPELAGVGEPGRNGIVHRLDKDTSGLLAVARTEQARAALARQLAERSMGRTYRALVLGTMAADAGVVEAPIGRSLASRTRMAVRVDGRPARTRYEVLARYRWPVDATELHVELETGRTHQIRVHLAAISHPVAGDASYGGRSLALGLRRPFLHAERLRVAHPTSGAPLELTSPLPTDLAAVLGSCS
- a CDS encoding DUF167 family protein; its protein translation is MADRLFEVERPGQAGEAVVLRCYLQPGAGRAAVVGRRGDALHVRVAPPPANGRANAALTELVASLFDVAPSAVTIASGERSRHKRVRISGVDAATADRRIDEALAAAAAADRVGARRRGAR
- a CDS encoding sigma-70 family RNA polymerase sigma factor, producing the protein MAEAEGDLAITTVITTDEQVERPERGPDLMRLFLDDLGRHPLLSAEQQVALAQRIERGDEAARAEMIAANLRLVVHWARRYQGRGVDLTDLIQEGTFGLMRAVEKFDWRRGFKFSTYATWWIRQSLQRAVQSKGRAIRLPEDAVAAEAAAERESGDGYEPRLPRVVASLDQPLSADATATLGDLIATDEDALDESTVDALARSRLEDAVNRLPELERSVVRLRFGLSGRAPASLETTARELGIGVRRVRSLEAAALRFLAAQPEVEALHPAA